GAAAATCATCACCAATCTGCAAGGCTTTTTTATTTGTTTTTTCTGAAAACTGCTTAACGTAATAATTCGCCAAAAGCGGAATATCTTTAACCCTTTCACGTAAAGAAGGCAATTTGATTTCGAAGATATTCAAACGGAAATACAAATCAGACCGGAAACGATGTTCGTCGCTTTCTGTTTTTAAATCACGATTTGTAGCGGCAATTAATCTGAAGTTTGATTTTTTTGGAGTCGTGTCACCAACGGGAATATACTCGCTGGTTTCTAAAACACGTAACAATTTGGCTTGAAGGTCAATTGGCATTTCGCCAATTTCATCCAGAAACAAAGTTCCGCCGTTCGCTTCTTCAATAAAACCTTTTTTGTCTTTTAAAGCTCCTGTAAAAGCGCCTTGTTTATGACCGAAAAGTTCGCTCTCTAAAATTTCCTTGCTGAATGTACTACAGTTTAAAGCCACAAAAGATTTCCCGACACGATTACTGTTTTCATGAATGGCTTGTGCAAAAACTTCTTTTCCGGTTCCGGTTTCGCCAGTTAATAAAACAGTCGAATCGGTTTTGGCAACTTTTTGTGCGAGATCGATAACTTGTTCGATTCCTTTCGATTTTCCTATAATAGTAGAAAAAGAATATTTATCATTAATTCGTTTTTCTAACTGTTGTACTTTTTTCTGCAATTGTACTTTTTCTACAGCTTTATAAAGAAGCGGAATAATTTTATCGTTATCATCGCCTTTTACAATATAATCGAAAGCGCCATTTTTCATGGCCTGAACGCCATCTGGAATATTTCCGAAAGCGGTCAGTAAAATCACTTCTGTTAAAGGAAAACTGTTTTTTATGTTTTGAAGAAAATCAACGCCATTTCCATCAGGAAGTTTTACATCACACAAAACAACATCAATTTCGGTTTGTTCCAGTTTTTTGAAACCCGATTTTAAATCTTTCGCTTCAAAAACTTCAAATCCTTCCGATTTTATAATTCGGGCCAGTAGACTTCTCAGTTTCTCTTCGTCGTCTATAATTAAAATTTTGTGTGTCATTTGCAGATAAGCTAAAACCCGAATTGGTATTTGATGTACAAATTTAGCTTTAAATCGATTTCCTTTTTGGATTCAACGGAAATTCTTGTGCAAATTCAATTTTCAGAGTTGTTCCGTTATTATTTTCCATGGTCAAATTTCCGTCAATATCATCACTCAAACCTCTTATTAAACTCATTCCGAAAGAGTTTGCTTTTTTATCGTTAAGGTTTGGGTCAAAACCAATTCCGTTATCAGAAATAGTCAGTACATATTGTTTTTCGTCTTTCGCTTCAAGCGTAATATAAATCATTCCGGTTTGGTCATTTGGAAAAGCATATTTAATAGAATTGGTAATCGCCTCGTTCAAAATCAATCCAAGCGGAACAGCCTGCGCCACATCTAATTCTAACGGATCGATTTTTACTTCAAAACGAATTCTCTGCCCAAGCGAAAAAGATTCACGCAAATATTCGACTAATTCTTTAATATAATTCGGCATATTAATAGTCGAAATATTCTCAGAATTATACAATTTCTGATGAATCAAAGACATCGAATGAATCCTGTGCTGACTGTTTTTAATTGCCGACAAAGCCATATCGTTTTCCAAATAAGCTGATTGTGAATTGAGAAGACTAATTACAGTCTGCAGATTATTTTTTACACGATGATGAATTTCTTTCAAAAGCCATTCTTTTTCGTCCAATAAATGTCTCAGGTTGGCATTTGCTTTACTGATTTCCTTTTCTTTTAATTCTAATTTGACATTATTTCGTTGTTTCAAACGATAACGATTGTACAATAATCCAATCGTAATGAGAAGCAAAACTAAACTCCATATTGAAACACTGTTCAACATTTTGGATTTCTTTAATGCAAGACCTTTTAAATTCGATTCCTGATTTAATAATTTGATTTCGTGTTCTTGATTTTGTGTTTCGTACTGAATTTTTAATTCTTCGATTTGTCTGTTTTTCGAAATACTATAAAGAGAATCACTTAACTTTTTAAATATTTTATAATTAGAAAGAGCAGAACGAAAATCACCTTTTAAAGAATCAATTCGATACAAAGCAGTCATCAAAGTTTGAGAGTTGTAATTTTTGTCGTATTTATTAGAAAGGGCTAAAACTTTATTAGTGTAATAAGTAGCTTTTCCAAGATTTTTTCTTCCTGCGTAGAAAGAGGCAATTGCAGAATAGCAATTGGCAACATCTCTAAAAGTTTCGGGAGAATCTAATTTGGAAGCATAAAAATCCATTTCTAGGAAATATTTTTCGGCTTTTACATAATTTTTTAATTCCCAATAACAGTTTCCAAGTGCAAAAGCAACCAACATTTGGTCAAAGGTATTTTTAGGCGGATACACTTTTATAATCGAATTGATATAAGTAATAGCTTCTTTATTTTGTCCTCGAATAGATAATGAAGCGGCAGAAGTTATAAAACTTTTATACCAGCTTCCGCTGTTTACAATATTGTCTTTACCGTATTCAATACTTTTCTGTGCCAGTTTCATTGCATCGTCAAAATGACCAATACCTAGATATACCATTGCCAAACGCATATAAAAGATATCTGCAAAAGTATAATCGTTTGTCTCTTCTATTCTGTTAACGCTTTTTTGTGCGTAATAAAGAGAATTTTTTAAATTGAACTGATTCGCTTCAATATAAGAAATAGTAGTTTCAGCATATTGCTGATGTTCAAAACCTATTTTTCGTAAATCAACCAAATTTTGATAGAGTCTTTTTTTGGCCTCATTTATTTTTCCTCCCCAAAAATAGATAGTAGTAATCTTCATGTAATTTTCGATTCTTTTTTCTTCTAGTTTTAAGGATGCATAAAGCGAAACGACTTCCTGAAGTATTTTTTCTTTTTCGGGATCCAGATTAAACAGGAGCGTTCCGTAAGCATCAAGAGCTTCAGCAAGATCTTTTTTGTCATTCTGTTTTCGGCATTCAGCTATGACTTCTAAAAATATTTTTTTGCCTTCTGTTTGATTATTGGCCTGATAATAATATTTGCCTAAAAGAATTAAACTCTGTTGCTGCCATTTTTTATTTTTAAGCTGATTGCTTGTGCGCAAAGCATCGTCAATATAAATTTTAGCATTTTGAAGATCTTCTAATTTTGTCCCAGGTTTAAAAAGATAAAAATTCGCTAATTGAAGCGATAATAAGATTCGATCTTCATTTTTTGTTTTTGGAAGTAGTTTTTTAACAGAATTAGTATCTTCTTTTTCAATTAAATCTTTTCCAATAATATACGAACCATTGTTAAAACCTTCATCGTATGCTAAAGAAACAGGAATTTTATAAGCTTTACAAGCTAAAACTACCGAGCTGTCTACATCAATAGCGCCTTGGTTGGCATTAAACAAATACATAGAACAAGCTTGAATAAGTAATCTTTTTTTAGGAAGATTATATTTGGCAACAGTTGGAGATAATTGACCATGTGAAGAATAACTTACAAGCAAAATCAAATAAAAAATGATTCGTTTCATAACAGGTTATAAATTAGTTTTTTGGATTGGTTTTTGTAAACAAATATAGAAAGAAAGAAGTCTGACTTTTTTAAAAAATATCAGGAAAATTCACATTAAATATGATTTTTTTGATATAAAATTTCAGAAACACTGAAATTACTTAGGTTATTTAACTAATTTTATACCAGTTAATTATAAAAATATAATATTACAAATACTACATTTATGGGAACTGTGTCTGAAAAAAGCACCCAATCTGAAAATAGCAACTTACAAAAGCAAATTTTAATTGTCGAAGATCAGTTTATTGAAGCGCATGATCTGCAATTAATTCTCGAAAAGGCAAACTATAATGTCATCGGAATTGTACGTTCTGTTGATCAGGCTTTGGAAGTAATTCATACCCAAAAACCAGACTTGGTATTTGTTGATATTATGTTGAAAGGAAGCCAAACTGGAATTGATCTTGCCCATATTTTAAAAGGCAAAAACATTGGTTTCATTTTTGTCTCTGCAAATTCGAGCAAAAGAATTTTAGATCAGGCGAAGACAACTCATCCATACGGATTTATCGTAAAACCGTTTCGGGAACAAGATATTTTAACGACGCTGGAAATTGCTTTTTACAGACAAAAGTATAGTTTGGAATCGCAGTTAATGCAACAGTTGGAACTGAAAAATGAGATAACGGAATTGATCAATTCCAATCTAAAGTTAGAAGATGCTTTATTAGCTTTCGCCAAAATCATTCAGACTTTTATTTCTTTTGATTATCTGGAAGCCGGATTTGTAAATGCAGAACAATATTCAAACCTCGGAATCATCCGAAAAAATATCGATCAATACCAAATTATCAATATAGAAAAGCTTTCACAGATTGCCGAAATATCCATTCGAGAATTAAACGAAACCTATATTAAATCGCAAATAGATATCAGGCCAATTGTTTACAGCGAAGAATCTCTGATAAATAATTTTCAAGCTGCACCGATAAAAGGAATTATTTCGCATAATTTCGGAATCAAATCGTATTTGGTTTTCCCACTTTCTATTGCGATTTCGCAGCGTTTTTGTTTTACCTTTTACAGTCGTAATTTTAATGTGTATTCAGACGATAACCTGAAATTATTATCCAATCTTGAAAATACTTTTTCTCAGTTTATTTCCCATTTTTATCTGACCGAGCCAATAATTCGTATTGAACCGAAAGAGATTCCGATAAAAAAAGAAAAATCAGAAAATATAAAATCAGGTTTTGAAGGCATAATTGGAAACAGTTCGCAAATGGTAACGGTTTTTAATTACATCAAAAAAGTGGCGCCATCGGATACTTCTGTTTTAATTTTAGGCGAAAGCGGAACGGGAAAAGAAAAAATTGCCAAAAGCATTCACGATTTATCTCCAAGAAAAGACAAACCGCTTATTATAATAAATTGCGGAGCGATTCCTGAAAATTTGGCTGAATCTTTACTTTTTGGACATGAAAAAGGTGCTTTTACTGGAGCAACCGAAAAACGAATCGGGAAATTTGAACTCGCAAACGGCGGAACAATTTTCTTAGATGAAATAGGAGAGATGCCTTTGGAACTTCAGGTCAAATTATTACGTGTTTTGCAAGAACGAGAAATCGAACGTGTTGGCGGATTGATGCCTATAAAAATCGATGTACGAATTATTGCAGCGACCAATAAAAATCTCGAAGAAGAAGTCGCAGCAGGACGTTTTAGAATGGATTTGTATTATCGACTTCACGTTTTTCCAATAATGGTTCCGTCCTTAAAAAAGAGAAAAGAAGATATTCCCGAATTGACAGACCATTTCATAAATATCTACAGCGAAAGAATGAACCGAAAAGCTCCTGTACTTTCAGAAAATGCGTTACAGCAGATTATGAATTACGACTGGCCAGGAAATATTAGAGAACTAGAACATCTGATTCAGCGCACTATTTTACTCACCGAAGGCAATACGATTAAAAATATCGAGTTTTCGCCTTCATCTAAAATACACGCACAGCAAAACACTGATTCATTTTCAATCAAAACCATTATGGAAAATGAGCGTGACTACATATTATATATACTCAAAAAATGTAATGGGAAAATTTCGGGAGCAGGCGGAGCAGCCGAAATTCTGGATATTCATCCTTCGACTTTAAATTCAAAAATTAAGAAATTAGAAATTAAAAGGGAAATCAGTTAATTTGTTTTTAGTGTAACGTGTAAAATAATTTAAACACATAGAAACATAGATTTTTCTTTATAGTAAAAAGGTAATTAAAAGAAACTAGTTTCTAACAAATAGCTTATGTGTTTTATTAAAAGTGAAATGCCTTTCAACAGTAGCAAAATCTATGTTTCTATGTGTTTAAAAAATAATCAAGTAACTTTCTCAATCCATTTTGAAATGCATTCAGCGACTTCCTGCCATTGAGGCTGTAGAATTACAAAATGATTTTTGTTTTTAAATTCCTTATAACAAGTTATAGAATGCACATTTCTATGTTTTTGGAAATTCCACAAAACGAGTTTTGGAGGAATTATTTCGTCTTCTGAACAAGATATAAAAAAGAGCGGAACATGTTTTTTCCTGAAATTGATTTGAGCATTTTTTGAGAATAGATTTCGAAGCGCTTTTTTAGATTCGGGAATAATTAATTTCTCGTATTCTTT
This portion of the Flavobacterium panacagri genome encodes:
- a CDS encoding sigma-54-dependent transcriptional regulator, producing MTHKILIIDDEEKLRSLLARIIKSEGFEVFEAKDLKSGFKKLEQTEIDVVLCDVKLPDGNGVDFLQNIKNSFPLTEVILLTAFGNIPDGVQAMKNGAFDYIVKGDDNDKIIPLLYKAVEKVQLQKKVQQLEKRINDKYSFSTIIGKSKGIEQVIDLAQKVAKTDSTVLLTGETGTGKEVFAQAIHENSNRVGKSFVALNCSTFSKEILESELFGHKQGAFTGALKDKKGFIEEANGGTLFLDEIGEMPIDLQAKLLRVLETSEYIPVGDTTPKKSNFRLIAATNRDLKTESDEHRFRSDLYFRLNIFEIKLPSLRERVKDIPLLANYYVKQFSEKTNKKALQIGDDFLQKLENYSWPGNIRELKNVIERSVILSNGDILTADVLPYEMQHQNENNSKPMSAFSMQSVEKLHIQKVLNYTKGNKAETARLLEIGIATLYRKLEEYNIQP
- a CDS encoding sigma 54-interacting response regulator, whose translation is MGTVSEKSTQSENSNLQKQILIVEDQFIEAHDLQLILEKANYNVIGIVRSVDQALEVIHTQKPDLVFVDIMLKGSQTGIDLAHILKGKNIGFIFVSANSSKRILDQAKTTHPYGFIVKPFREQDILTTLEIAFYRQKYSLESQLMQQLELKNEITELINSNLKLEDALLAFAKIIQTFISFDYLEAGFVNAEQYSNLGIIRKNIDQYQIINIEKLSQIAEISIRELNETYIKSQIDIRPIVYSEESLINNFQAAPIKGIISHNFGIKSYLVFPLSIAISQRFCFTFYSRNFNVYSDDNLKLLSNLENTFSQFISHFYLTEPIIRIEPKEIPIKKEKSENIKSGFEGIIGNSSQMVTVFNYIKKVAPSDTSVLILGESGTGKEKIAKSIHDLSPRKDKPLIIINCGAIPENLAESLLFGHEKGAFTGATEKRIGKFELANGGTIFLDEIGEMPLELQVKLLRVLQEREIERVGGLMPIKIDVRIIAATNKNLEEEVAAGRFRMDLYYRLHVFPIMVPSLKKRKEDIPELTDHFINIYSERMNRKAPVLSENALQQIMNYDWPGNIRELEHLIQRTILLTEGNTIKNIEFSPSSKIHAQQNTDSFSIKTIMENERDYILYILKKCNGKISGAGGAAEILDIHPSTLNSKIKKLEIKREIS
- a CDS encoding sensor histidine kinase gives rise to the protein MKRIIFYLILLVSYSSHGQLSPTVAKYNLPKKRLLIQACSMYLFNANQGAIDVDSSVVLACKAYKIPVSLAYDEGFNNGSYIIGKDLIEKEDTNSVKKLLPKTKNEDRILLSLQLANFYLFKPGTKLEDLQNAKIYIDDALRTSNQLKNKKWQQQSLILLGKYYYQANNQTEGKKIFLEVIAECRKQNDKKDLAEALDAYGTLLFNLDPEKEKILQEVVSLYASLKLEEKRIENYMKITTIYFWGGKINEAKKRLYQNLVDLRKIGFEHQQYAETTISYIEANQFNLKNSLYYAQKSVNRIEETNDYTFADIFYMRLAMVYLGIGHFDDAMKLAQKSIEYGKDNIVNSGSWYKSFITSAASLSIRGQNKEAITYINSIIKVYPPKNTFDQMLVAFALGNCYWELKNYVKAEKYFLEMDFYASKLDSPETFRDVANCYSAIASFYAGRKNLGKATYYTNKVLALSNKYDKNYNSQTLMTALYRIDSLKGDFRSALSNYKIFKKLSDSLYSISKNRQIEELKIQYETQNQEHEIKLLNQESNLKGLALKKSKMLNSVSIWSLVLLLITIGLLYNRYRLKQRNNVKLELKEKEISKANANLRHLLDEKEWLLKEIHHRVKNNLQTVISLLNSQSAYLENDMALSAIKNSQHRIHSMSLIHQKLYNSENISTINMPNYIKELVEYLRESFSLGQRIRFEVKIDPLELDVAQAVPLGLILNEAITNSIKYAFPNDQTGMIYITLEAKDEKQYVLTISDNGIGFDPNLNDKKANSFGMSLIRGLSDDIDGNLTMENNNGTTLKIEFAQEFPLNPKRKSI